DNA from Methylobacterium currus:
CCCCGCCGCAGCGGCAGGCCGGCATCCCTCCGAAATGCGGCAGGAATTCACGCATTCCCGATCCGCGCATCCTCGCGGGCGGGCGCCTGGATACCGCGAGGCCCTGTCCCCATATCTTCCGAAGGGCCCGCGGTGCGGCGCCGGCCGGACGCTTGCCTTGCCCCGGTCCCGGTGCCAAAGCCGTCGACGCGCCGGAGAGGTCGCAAGCTGTGCCGGGGCGGTCAGGGATGCTCCGCGTAAAGCCGCCAAGAACGGATCGATGAACGGATCGATGATGCAGGATTCCCTCGACCTTACGACCCTCATCTTCCTCGGGCTTGCGGTCTTCGTGATCTGGAAGCTGCGCTCGGTCCTCGGGCAGAAGACCGGGAGTGAGCGGCCGCCCTTCAACCCGCTGGCCCGGCGCGAGGAGCCGCCCGCCGCTCCCCGCGACGGCGACAACGTCGTGCGGCTGCCGGGCGCCGGCCCCGAGCGCGGCGCCGCCGCGCCGGTCGCGACTGCGGTGCCGCGCAACTGGAAGGGCGTGGTCGAGCCGAACTCGCCCGCCGCCCGCGGCCTCGACCTGATCCTCCAGCAGGAGCCGAGCTTCGACCCACGCGCCTTCACCGACGGCGCCAAGGTCGCCTACGAGACGATCGTGACGGCCTTCGCCAAGGGCGACCGCAAGACTCTCAAGACCCTGCTCTCGCGCGAGGTCGCAGACGGGTT
Protein-coding regions in this window:
- a CDS encoding Tim44/TimA family putative adaptor protein → MQDSLDLTTLIFLGLAVFVIWKLRSVLGQKTGSERPPFNPLARREEPPAAPRDGDNVVRLPGAGPERGAAAPVATAVPRNWKGVVEPNSPAARGLDLILQQEPSFDPRAFTDGAKVAYETIVTAFAKGDRKTLKTLLSREVADGFERAIQGRERAGQTVETTFVSIDRAEIVGVDVRNRVAQVTVRYLSKLITATRGPQGQVVDGSPEKVVDVTDVWTFARTLGSRDPNWQLVATEAGH